The genomic stretch AAATTCGTCCTCCTCCTTCAACTTCAATCCCACCGCCTTTCCTTTCACCTCAATCCCTAGAAGACCTTCTCTTCAACAATCTCCCTTCCGATGACGACGAAGAAGAAGATCAAGATTTTAGTTCCTCttcaaaatccgagctctcaaagGAAGAATCCCGTCTTGAAAAACAAATTATCCGTACAATTCTTAGTGGGAAAATTGAAACTTTAAAACCCAATTCGGGTCAGGCTGTAACGATTGGGGAGCATCATATTTGTGTCGGGTTTCATGAGGACCCGGGTTCGGATTATCGGGTATGGGAATGGCATGGTCATATTATGTTGTTTGATGAGGAAAATGGGTATACGCCTGAGTATATTTATGGGAATTATTTTGAAAGAGTTACTACTGTTAAGGTTACGAAGAAGAAGCAAGAGGAAGAGGAAGTTGAGAAAGAGGAGAAAGTAGGGAATTTGGGATTGAAGGAGTTGATTGAATCGGGTGAATCAAATAGCGAGGGTCGGATTCTTCGGAGGAATATGAATGCTGGTTCCCCGAGGTTTGTACTTTCTCCTTTTGTCATATCGATTATTTCGTATGCAAGAGGCTCAATTTACAGTTTGTTTTTTAGGTGTTATTTAAGAATTTTTTATTTGAAGTAGTTTAGCATATAAAGATAGTTAGACTTATGCTCTTTTATTGCTGCCTGCTTGGATGGTTTTGTTTGCTTATTGAGTATCGGAATGAATTGAGGCCTAATAGAGTAGAATGGACGTAGAGGATTCATATAGGTGATCCCAACTAGTTGGGGATTGAGAATTTTTGTAGGTGATCCCAACTAGTTAGGGATTGAGAATTTTCTATGTTGTTGATGACGATGGTGGTATATTATTTGCTTATAAAGTCTATAGTCGATACAAGCTGCCTTTGAATTAGTTTTCTTCTCTGGAGGTTGAAAATTTACAAAAGTAGAGCCGTAGAGGCAGccactaatgcttgtattagggTAGGTTGCCTACATCTCACTGCAGAatgctttgtgcaccgggctGGCGCTTTTCTTTTTCACTTGTACTTCCGCTTCTTTTGTTGTACTTCTAGTATCTTGATTATGTAGGACATATGCTAGGAGTTCTCATAAGACATGGGCTTAGCAGATTTGGAATAGCCTGACTAAAGGATATGTTTGCTGTTTAACAGCACTTAAGCAtagttttatttcttttttaccTACATGGGACTCTCTTCCATTAATACTTTGGCTGCAATTCATAGTGACAAAATGTTCTAATGTCATCTCAAAGAGCTTAGAAGTGTTAGCTATATTTTTAATATTCTTTATTTTCATCTAATCCTTGAAATCTAAGACGAGTTCTTTAATTTTTGGATTTAGTTAAATCATATCTAGTTCTCTTCATGGCCCAGGCTCCCAGGCTTAATTCAAGTGGCAAAGGTTGAGGGACTTGCGACTTAGATCACAAGTTCAAGCCCTACACCATGCGAACTAAGCATGATTTTA from Nicotiana sylvestris chromosome 12, ASM39365v2, whole genome shotgun sequence encodes the following:
- the LOC104217892 gene encoding uncharacterized protein isoform X2, with amino-acid sequence MNPNFDNLLLQSLMGRLQIRPPPSTSIPPPFLSPQSLEDLLFNNLPSDDDEEEDQDFSSSSKSELSKEESRLEKQIIRTILSGKIETLKPNSGQAVTIGEHHICVGFHEDPGSDYRVWEWHGHIMLFDEENGYTPEYIYGNYFERVTTVKVTKKKQEEEEVEKEEKVGNLGLKELIESGESNSEGRILRRNMNAGSPRV
- the LOC104217892 gene encoding uncharacterized protein isoform X1; the encoded protein is MNPNFDNLLLQSLMGRLQIRPPPSTSIPPPFLSPQSLEDLLFNNLPSDDDEEEDQDFSSSSKSELSKEESRLEKQIIRTILSGKIETLKPNSGQAVTIGEHHICVGFHEDPGSDYRVWEWHGHIMLFDEENGYTPEYIYGNYFERVTTVKVTKKKQEEEEVEKEEKVGNLGLKELIESGESNSEGRILRRNMNAGSPRLPGLIQVAKVEGLAT